One window from the genome of Grus americana isolate bGruAme1 chromosome 14, bGruAme1.mat, whole genome shotgun sequence encodes:
- the HAND1 gene encoding heart- and neural crest derivatives-expressed protein 1 isoform X1 yields the protein MNLVGSYQHHHHHHHHHMLHDPFLFGPAARCHQERAYFPGWVLNPAEVAPELAGQSPSYGPAEYGPAGQGRLEALSGRLGRRKGVGGPKKERRRTESINSAFAELRECIPNVPADTKLSKIKTLRLATSYIAYLMEVLAKDSQPGDTEGFKAELKKADGRENKRKRETQPEVYSQPLGHGEKKLKGRTGWPQQVWALELNP from the exons ATGAACCTGGTGGGGAGctaccagcaccaccaccaccaccatcaccaccacatGCTGCACGACCCTTTTCTCTTCGGGCCGGCGGCGCGGTGCCACCAGGAGCGCGCCTACTTCCCCGGCTGGGTGCTCAACCCGGCCGAGGTGGCCCCCGAGCTCGCCGGGCAAAGCCCTAGCTACGGCCCCGCCGAGTACGGTCCGGCCGGGCAGGGACGGCTGGAAGCTCTCAGCGGCCGCCTGGGCCGGCGGAAAGGCGTCGGGGGACCCAAGAAAGAGCGACGGAGGACAGAGAGCATCAACAGCGCCTTCGCCGAGCTCCGCGAGTGCATCCCCAACGTGCCCGCCGACACCAAGCTCTCCAAGATCAAGACCCTGCGCCTGGCCACCAGCTACATCGCCTACCTGATGGAGGTGCTGGCCAAGGACAGCCAGCCCGGGGACACCGAGGGCTTCAAAGCCGAGCTCAAGAAGGCCGACGGCAGGGAGAACAAGAGGAAACGGGAGACG CAGCCCGAGGTCTATTCGCAGCCTTTGGGCCACGGCGAGAAGAAGCTGAAGGGCCGGACGGGTTGGCCCCAGCAGGTCTGGGCTCTGGAACTGAACCCCTGA
- the HAND1 gene encoding heart- and neural crest derivatives-expressed protein 1 isoform X2 — protein MNLVGSYQHHHHHHHHHMLHDPFLFGPAARCHQERAYFPGWVLNPAEVAPELAGQSPSYGPAEYGPAGQGRLEALSGRLGRRKGVGGPKKERRRTESINSAFAELRECIPNVPADTKLSKIKTLRLATSYIAYLMEVLAKDSQPGDTEGFKAELKKADGRENKRKRETPEVYSQPLGHGEKKLKGRTGWPQQVWALELNP, from the exons ATGAACCTGGTGGGGAGctaccagcaccaccaccaccaccatcaccaccacatGCTGCACGACCCTTTTCTCTTCGGGCCGGCGGCGCGGTGCCACCAGGAGCGCGCCTACTTCCCCGGCTGGGTGCTCAACCCGGCCGAGGTGGCCCCCGAGCTCGCCGGGCAAAGCCCTAGCTACGGCCCCGCCGAGTACGGTCCGGCCGGGCAGGGACGGCTGGAAGCTCTCAGCGGCCGCCTGGGCCGGCGGAAAGGCGTCGGGGGACCCAAGAAAGAGCGACGGAGGACAGAGAGCATCAACAGCGCCTTCGCCGAGCTCCGCGAGTGCATCCCCAACGTGCCCGCCGACACCAAGCTCTCCAAGATCAAGACCCTGCGCCTGGCCACCAGCTACATCGCCTACCTGATGGAGGTGCTGGCCAAGGACAGCCAGCCCGGGGACACCGAGGGCTTCAAAGCCGAGCTCAAGAAGGCCGACGGCAGGGAGAACAAGAGGAAACGGGAGACG CCCGAGGTCTATTCGCAGCCTTTGGGCCACGGCGAGAAGAAGCTGAAGGGCCGGACGGGTTGGCCCCAGCAGGTCTGGGCTCTGGAACTGAACCCCTGA